The genomic DNA CAACTATGACTCGGCGAGCCTCGACGTGGAGacgctgcgtctcgagcgcctgcgcgagatcGAGCAGACGCTCAATgtcccgccgccgccgctgctgtGGATTGGTCccctgcgctcgctcgccgaggcgggcgaggtgctcgtcCGGACACACGCCCGCCGTATCCCGTTGCTGGACtacgacgaggacctcggCGTGGAGACGGTGGTGAGCGTTCTTACGCAGTACCGCCTGCTCAAGTTCATCGCGATGAACTGCCGCGAGACGGCGGGTTTGCGTGCGAGCATTGGGTCGCTGGGCATTGGCACCTACACCCACAACCATctccagcagcgccggaaacgcacgccgctcgcgcgcttGAAAATGGGCAAGGAGCCCCCCGCGGATGCCGGCCCCTACTGGCCGCTGCAGACCGCGACACTGGACACGCCCGTGTCGGATATCGTGCACATCTTTTCGCAAAAAGGGATCAGTGCGGTGCCGAttctcgacgaggccggcgacgtggtCGATCTGTACGAGTCGGTGGACGTCAtcacgctcgtgcgcaccggcgcgtaCTACCAGCTCGACCTGACCATcaagcaggcgctcgagcggcgaccggcggactacctcggcgtcgcgtgctGCACGTCGGACGACTCGCTGGCCGATATCTTTGCAATGCTCAagaagcgccgcgtgcaccgcATGCTGGTGCTGGACCCCGAGGCAgagccggcggcgctcgccacgccgctcgaAGACCCCGCGGACCGCCGCGACTCGGACACGACCGACTTTGGCGAGCCGCCCACGCGCCCGAAagggcgcctcgtcggcctcttGTGTCTGTCGGATATCCTGCGCTACATCATTGGAAACCCCACCGCGACGCAGgggccgctgccgctgccgacgccgctcacgtcgcaggcgacgtcgccgacgtcggcctcTTCGTCGATCCTCACATCGCCGAAACTCGGGCGTGACACGCTTTCTGTACCCCCTAGCTAAATACGCGTATAGGCCGAGACGACCGGCGACTCCtggcccgccgccgcgccctgcgccgcctcggcgtcggcgggcgTCGACATGGTCGGCATGTCGGGCACcggcacggtgcgcagcgcgtgcacgtcgccgtcgagcaccacgtcgtccggcaggtggccgaggcggtagagctcgcggcgcagccagCGCgtcacgcgctcgaggtgctgcggAAAGAggatctcggcgcgcgccgcgcggtcctcgtcgacctcagcgggctcctcgagcgtgccggtcTCTTTGTCGAATGCAAGTACCGGCGTGCCCTCTGGGCTCGGGTCCTCGCCCTTCTTGGTCTTGTCGAGGGGCGTCTTGCGCTTCACGCCGCCAATGACGCCCCAGCCGCCGCCCCAAACGTTTCGCCAGATCGCGCCCGagaggcgcacgtcgtctgTCGCGAGGCCCTCGTCGTAGGCGATCATTGAGCCGCGGTGCTGCAGGTGCAAGTCCTTCATGTAGCCCTTGACCAGGCGCGAGGTCTGCACGCcaaagcgctcgcgcatgcgcgactCGGTGTCGATGAAAAAGTGGTTGATGAGCTCCTGCGAGTACTCACGCGCCTCCTCCTTCTCCAGCGCACGGAAGCGGCTCAGCAGGAGAAAGATGTGCAGGTTTGTCAGCTGGAACCAGGTCTGGAACGAGGGAGGGAGCGCGCACTCTTTGTACCAAAagtgcgcctcggcctgcgcacgctgcgcggcgcggtcgtaCAGGTCACCAGTGACCTTGATGGCCTTGCTGCGCACAAAGTTGTAGCCAAGCAGCTTGCCGGTGCCCTTCACCAGCGCGACCGTCAGCGGCGAGTAGGCCTTTtcggacggcggcggcgtcggcggcgagagcggcgcaaggttgcggcgcagcagcgatgcacggctgcggcgcttcTCTGGCACGCTCGAGTTCGCACGCACGCCTAGCGCaccacgcgccgccgcagcgctcgcgcgggGGCGCACCACGAGAAGGGACGCCATCGTTGTCGAAGCCACGTGACGCTCGCCATGACGACCGTGCCCTCGCGGAGCGTCTTTAGGCCGTGCATTGACCTGCATGGCGGCGAGGTGAAGCAGATtgtcggcggcacgctACGCAATGCGGCCAAGGGCACCGgggacgacgaggcggcgctcaagACCAACTTTGTGGCGAAGCACCCCCCGTCGTACTATGCCGATCTCTACCGCACGCACCAGCTGCAGGGCGGCCATGTGATCAAGCTTGGCCCCGGGAAtgacgccgcggccgaggaggcgctcaaggcgTGGCCAAATGgcctgcacctcggcggcggcatcaCGCTCGAAAATGCCGCTGCGTGGATCGAAAAAGGCGCCGAAAAGGTGATTGTCACGTCCTATCTCTTCCCCGACTGCCGCTTTGCGCTtgaccgcctcgaggcgctcgagcaggcggtcggCAAGGAGCGACTCGTTGTCGACATctcgtgccgccgccgcggcgatgAGTGGGTGGTCGCGATGAACCGCTGGCAGGACCTCACCGACATGGTCCTCTCCAAAgcgtcgctcgacctgGTCTCGGCGCACTGCAGGTATGTATCCAGGCTAACCAAGCGAACTACTGATCCATGCGGCAGATGTCGAGGGGCTGTGCCAAGgcatcgacgaggagctcgtccAACGTACGTCGTCGCGCAACTCATCCAGGCCTCGGCGAATGGGTGTCGATCCCTACGACCTatgcgggcggcgcacgccgtacGTATCTCTACTCACACAGACCTCGAGGACCTCCAGCTGGTCGACCGCCTGTCCCGCGGACGCGTCGACCTCACCTTTGGCAGCGCCCTGGACATTTTCGGCGGCCAGGGCGtgacgctcgcggcgctctgcgCGTGGAACGGTTCATAGTCACGTGTTTAACCCGCGTCTCTTGTCTCTTGAGCATGGACGGTTTTGTGGGCCAGACGGGTGCGGCAGGCCATGCGGGCCTGTCGCTCTCCGACATTCTGCAGCAGTCGCGCAAGCTCACGAAccagctcggccgcgacTCGGACCTGCCGTCGATCCAGCTCGGAATCGACCAGATCGAAAGCCAGAGCCGGAAGCTGGCGAGCAagagcgtgcgcaacgGCAACcccgcggcggacgcgcgcgcgtacgtACCTGTGCTAACGCAGTCATTACCTGCTTGCGAGTGGTGGCATCGATGCCGCCCAGCTCTCCAATGCGATCCAGCACACAAACATTGCGAATACCTTTGAGCCGCTCCAGCCGGTGTACGACACAGACATGGAGGGCTTTATCCagcacgagcacgagcaggTAATCCTGAGCATGATCGAAGAGAGCCGCCggcagacgctcgacgacttCCAGCacaagctcggcgacgggcTGCACCAGGACTGGCAGAACCAGAAGCGACGCatcctcgaggagctcggccagcacaagctcgacgagggcgacaCCGTgtccggcgtgccgggcggcCTCTCGTtccgccgctcgacgaccagcATGCCGAGTGTGCCGCAGTCGgccgcggacgaggcgttGAACGCGTCGGTGCTGCACTCGCGCATCATTCGCTACGATACCGTGATTGCGCGCCTGAacaaggcgcgcgtcgatcACGAGCCCATCCCGCTCATCCACGCTTTGATGGAGATCGTCGAGGGGATCGTGCAGGAGCCGGCTCGCAagcgcggcctgctcgacgcatGGACCGTGCTCAAATACATGGTCCACGAACAGGGCGCGCTGCCCAAGCCGgtgcaggagcgcgagtacgccgcggcgtacatggacctcgacgcgttccACAGCGCGCCCGGCCTCGCCCTCCGCAAAAAGTgggtcggcggcgcgcgcgcctacctcgaggcgcagttCGCCGAGTACATGGAGCAGGTCATTGCCGCCTCTCCGttgcaggcgcagcggggcggcgtgccgaccgtGCGTGCGACCGTCGCGGCATTCCTCCGCGCacagctgcgcacgccgcagaaCGCGTGGGTCGCGGGCATCGCACGCGAGATGGACCAGTCGACCGACACGCCGCTCTGGGCGAACCTCTTTTACCTGATCCGCTCGGGCcacgcgagcgacgcgctgcgctgtGCGCACGAAAACGAGGCGagcctgcagcgcgccgaccccTCGTTCCTGGCCTACTTCAAGGCGTGGATCGACGCAGAGGACCGCCAGCTGCCCAAGAGCATGAGGGAGCATCTCATGGCCGAGTACGTGACGCGCTTCCGCtcggtcgcgctcgacgcgcaggaCCCCTACCACTACACTCTCTACCGCCTCATGGGACGCTTTGACACTGCGAAAAAGTTTCCGCAGCCGCTCGTGTCCAGCACGGAAAACTGGCTCTGGCTCCAGCTGTGCATGGTCACGGAATccgccgagggcgacgcgcaggaccccacgctgcgcacgcacacgctccacgacctcgcgcagaaGCTCGAAAAGTACGGCGAGGCTCACTTTGACCCCAAGGGCACGCGCCCGCTGCACTACTTCCAGCTCCTcttgctcgtcggcgagttTGAAAAGGCGATTGCTTTtctgcacgcgcgcgcagccTACCAGGTAGACGTGGTGCACTTTGCCATCGCCCTGACCTACTACGGCCTCTTGCGCGTCCCGGCGGCGTCCGAGACGTCGCAGTTTGATTACCTCAccgtcgtccagcgcgcCAAGGGGCCCGTGGCGCTGATCGACTTTGCCAAGCTTATCCAGCGCTACacgcgcctctttgcgcagtcgtcgccgcgcgacgcgatcgCCTATATTAGCCTCTTGTGCCTGAATGCCAAGTGCCCGGCGCCAGTGGGCGGCGAACAGGTGCAGCGGTGCcacgagctggtgcgcaGCCTGATCCTCGAGGCtccgtcgtcgtcctttgtcgagctgctcggcgacgtgcgcgccgacggcacgccggtgccggGTCTCATTgagcagcacctcgacgcgctgcacctcggcgacaAGCGCGAATTTGTGCGCAAGATTGTCGAGTCCGCCGCGAAGCagtgcgagcgcgagcagcgcaccaCCGACGCGATCCTCCTCTACAACCACAtcggcgagcacgacaCGGTGATCTCGGTGCTGAaccgcgagctgggcgcgacgctcatGGAGCCGGTCAGCCTGAGCGAGTGGCAGACGAACGTCGACGCGGgctccgccgcgacgctctcggccgtctcgagcttggtgacgctcgcgcgcggcattCTCGCGAGCTACGAGCAGCACTACAACTATcggggcgcgccgggccTCGTGTGCCAGACGCTCCTGGGCCTCAAAAAGGCCGTGTCACTGTACAATGACAACCAGCTGCTCCCGGCcctgcagacgctcgaggcgctgcacctgctcccgctcgacgccgaggcgcgcaaggacgTGGTATCCATCACGCGCAAGGCGGAGGAGTTCAAGACCTACGACGAAAACATCACCAAGAACTTTTCCGATATCGTCCTGATGGCCATGACGCTCCTCTACAAGCTGCACCAAGAGCTCAAGAACTCGATCACGCGCTCCAACTCGGGCGCGCTGTACGAGTACCGCAgccaggcgcgcgcgttGATGATGTGGGCGGGCATGCTCCGCTTCCGCATGAGCAACGAGACGTATAGCCAGCTGACGCGTCTCGATGTCTATATCCACTAGCGTAGACACCAACCGGTTGTATGCGAGAACTACATAGGCGCATTGTCTTCCTGCGAAagccgcgtcgaggtcaGCTTGTCCTGGAGCGAGAGCGTATCCGCGGTCGAGTCCTGCGTCGAGAGTTGCGCCGACTTCCACGTCAGCGAACCGACGGGCGAGTCGacgggcgacgacgcgatCGAGCTGACAGGCTTTAGCGCGTCCTCTACATCCATGTCGCGGCGGCTCAGCATCACCGCAATGGGGTCGGGCGAGCCGCTGGTGTGCATGGCAATGTCttggcgctggcgcgcaagcagcgccagTTCGATCTCGCCTTGCGTCAAGACGCCGGCCAGCCAggggtgctcgagcgcctcgcgcgccgacgcacgctcggTGGGATTCAGCCGCAGCATCGGCAGGAGGAAGGACGACAGCTGGTTCGCCCGGTCCAGGGGCAGTAAATACTTTTCTTGAAGGACACTGATCAGGGGCCAGTAACGAAGCTTGTGAATGTGTCGAGGCTCGCCTTTCCGATTAAAGATCTCAGCACTGTACTTGCCGGAAAAGGCGAGGCTCTTTGGGAAGTCACCCAGCAACTCGATAATCTGCGCAATGTGGTCGTCATCCTTGTTGTATTTGGCACCCGCCGCGGGATCAAACAGATAGTCACCCGTAAGAAGCTCGAAGAACATCGCACTCGCGCTCCACAGATCCGCCGTCGTGCCCCACTTGGCACCAAGAATCGCCTCGGGGCAGCGGTACTGGCGCGTTTGGATATCATTGGTAAAGTGATGGTCCGTCCAGCATGCATTGCCAAGATCCGCAATCTTGACCGTGATGCGCTCCAGCGACGAGGGGTCGTACGGAGGCGGGGGCGGAAGGACCGTGGGGTCGcccgcggcaggcgcagggcgcagcaccgattcgagcacctcggggCCCGACATGGACGTGCTCGCAGACGGCGGCGACTTGACAGGCGCCTCATCGGTCGCcatcggcgtcgtcgtcgattCCGGTGCGGTACTAGGCTCAGGCGGGCTGTCCTGGACCTGCACGCTCTGCGAatcgtcggccgccttgcgcgcctgctgcgaAAGGAGCGAGGGGCCCTTTTGCACAGGTAGCGCGACCTTGCTGCCGAGCGGGACCTGCACGTTGCTCTTGGGCTCCACCGGGGACATGGggatcgacgaggcgttCGGCGGCAGGTTGCTGCTGACCGACGCAAGCGATTGCGATCCACCCGTGTCCGTAAGGCTCTGGCGGCTGCTGTCGAGGCGCGACATGCCGAACGCGAGTTTGTCCAACATCGGGCTCGAGCCCAGACTGCTGCTAGGGCTCGGCAGGGGGCGTGAGGAGGTGATAAAGACAGGGTCGCGCCGGGGGGTCTGCgtaccgccgcggccttgcGATGGAGGAACACCGACGAGCTTCGTAGGCACCGCCATCGGGTTGGTGCGCAATTCGGCCTCCACGACGGCCTCAACATCGTCGATGCAGATTAGCACATTCTCCGGCTTCAGATCCGTGTGAATAATGCCACACGACTGGTGCATATAGTCGAGACCCAGCAGGACCTGCTTGGCAATCTGTTGGACAATGTGCGTAGGAACGCCACGGTGCTGATACCGCTTAAtgaggccgagcaggttCTCACCGAGCACCTCAAAGACCATGCACACGTGCGAGCCGTTCGGGCCCTTGTGTCGGAAGTGGTCGAGTAGCGAAACACAGTGACGGCAGCCGGGGTGGTTGCGGTCTGCAGACACGAGACGCTGCAGCAACTTGATCTCGTCCAGCGCCGTCTCGGTATAGTGCGGGGCCGACTTAACGACCTTCATCGCCACATGGCGATTGGCGCTACCAGTTAGCCATTCGTAGTCGATAAACGTACACAAGATCCTTGGCGAGCCAAACGGTAGAGAAATGGCCCCAGCCAAGCTTTCGCACAATCACATAGCGGCCGTTGGAGAACCGATCGCCGACATTCACAGGGTGATAACCACCACGGCAATAGTCCTCAAAgtcctcttcgtcctcggTAAGGACCGAACCGGCATCCTCCGAGCCCGCCTGCATCGAGCTTCCGCTCATGCTATCAGACAAGAGGTCGCCATCCAACACGGAGCCGGTCTGTACATGCATTCCGGCTGCATTGGGGGGTTGAGTGGCGGAGCCGGACGAGGGGGCGGGGATGGTTTGAGCGCTagcgctcgtcgtcatGGGTATCGCAGATCCACTCGACTGAGAAGAAGCTCCAGTAGGCACACCACCGCTACTAGGGTCTGTAGGGCTGGGGGGGTGCGTCATAGCACTGGCGTGCGACACGGACGTAGATGCGCCCGGGTTGGTTGCGGGCCAAAATTGGCGCGGACCACTTCTGCGAGGTGTTAGATGTCACTGAACTAGTTGAATACGACGTACGACGATGTAGCTTCTCCGACCGTCGGAGCAAATATCATTCCCGTGCGGTGGGAGACCGCCGTATGTTAAGACAAGCCGCTCAGGCAACCGAGGCCCCACCCGCTCCACTCTGGCTGACTAATTACCGCGCGGTGCATAGATAAAGGTTGCTATCGTCTGTGCACTATCACTGGTTACGTTCGCTGGCATCGCTTACGTCACCGATCGCCGATTCTACCAACATGGCGGAGCGCGCTGTTGGGCGGGGGGCGCTGTGTGCGCGCCAAGCCTTGCTCGTCCAATCGTACGTAACGCGACTGACACAGCGCCCGGCTCTGCGACACTGGGGCATGTCCGGACGGTGTATACGCCACGCCAGACACGGACGACTTTCTGCGTAGGTTTTTCTTTCTGATGCAGGATGGAATGGTGTCGTGTTTATTCGCAAGGGCGCCTATGCACCGGGCGTGTTTCGGTTTAGCATCCAGTTTGATATAAAGGGCGAAGAGCTCACGGTGCCTACGGTGTTTTTCCCGCCTATCTTGCTGCACCCACTGGTCGAGGTAAGTTTTTCTGGTCTTATCCAGCCCGCCAATGGCCGCCTCAACATGCTCCCTTTTTTGGCGTTTGCTCAAGAGAGGGCGTGGCCGGTCGATCCGGCCGACCCTGCGTTCCTCTCGTGCTTGATGCACTTTGTTGCCGAGATCTTTGACGATAACATGCTTCAAGGCCTCCTCGGGCAATGGGTCTTGAACGAACGAATGTATACGTACGTCGCCCATCTCACCCAGTCTATTCAAGAGCGACCGGCCACTCTTTGACCGGCTTGCGTCGCAGTCTGCAAGCCTCTCTACGTCCGAGCCCAGCCTGTACGATACGCACTCtggcagcggcgtgccgggcgacCGGGATGTGTCGCTTGCACAGCCCTATGCCACATCATCTTCGCATGGCGCCCTCCCCTTTGCACCCGTGGGTGATGAGGAAGTGACACGGACCCGCGACCAACTCTTGACGtgaggcgcacgcgcgcacgGGCGTTGGTCGCGAGGGCAATTTTTGTAATTAGTAAAAGTAACGAGGCCGCACAGGGCCGTCTGCACCACCAAGATGGCATCGTCCGCGCCTCCCCGGCGCCCaaagcgcaagcgcgtgcgcaagtCGCGCACAGCTGTGGTGAGCTCTTCAGATAGCTCTTCGGAGGACGAGAAGGCGGCTCCTGAGGTGCCACAGCGCGTGTCGCCCAAGGCACACTCCCACGCACCTTCCCAGCAAGAACAAGAAAAAAAGGGTGGCTATGCCTCGGACTCGGGCAGCGAGTTTGACCAGGAGGCTGCTGATACGGAAGAGAACGACGCAGACTTCTCTGACCTCCGCGATGCTTTGTCGCCCCCTACCCTTCGCCTGCACGCCGAAAGCAATGACGAAGAAGGCGACGTGACTCTGCCCAAGACCCGGGTAGGCGGCCGCCTTGCCAACCTCTCCGCACAATCCATCTCGCAAGAGCTGGAAGAAAAGCAGCATGCTTCGTTCCGATCTCTCTGGATGCAGGCTCTTACGGAAGAGTTTGGCAACGAGCTGGACCAGATGCGACAGGTATGTCTTTTTCCTACTCACGCAGAATGACGCTCGTCTGAGCAGTGAATCAGCAGGGGCGAGCAGTGCTACTGCACGTCTTCCGTTGCTGATCGATGCACTGTCGTTCGGCAGCGAGGTGTTCTCgggtcctcgtcggcccGAGTCGGGTGCCGAGATGGAGGACGAGCCCGTGGACGAGATGAGCATGGCGTTGCCTGCCCAGACCTAGCCACTATGTATTACTAGAGCCGATTATATATGTATCAAACCCTACAAGTTGAACTTGGCGCGAGGGAACTGCGTCGTCTTCGACGCTGCGTCGTCGGTGAAGAACAAGACATCACCAGGGGTAAACGGACGAACGCGGCTCGCAGGCAGACCCAGCTGGGGCTGATCGAGTACCTTGGACAACATCTCCTGCTTGCCTGCGCCAGCGAGAACGAACGCCACATGGTGGGCGTGGTTCAGCACAGGGTATGTAAAGGTGATGCGGCGAGCCGGCGGCTTCGGCGAGTCCTCGATCGGCGACACCCAGCGGTCCTGCTcgcccagcagctcgtggtCAGGGAAAAGACTGCACGTGTGGCCGTCCGGACCCATGCCCAGCAGAATCAGGTCAAAGACGGGGTTGCGCACCGACTCCTTGCCCGCGAACGCCTGGACCAGCTGCTTTTCGTACTCGTCCGCCAGCTCCACCGAGTCGTTCAAGAGGCTCTCGTCGATCGTGTGGATCTGGCTACGCTGGAGTTCGGGCACCTTGGAGAAGAACTCCTTGTTGCACAGATCGTAGTTCGACTCGGGATCGTTCAGGGGAAcaatgcgctcgtcggcaaagAAGACCTGCCACTTCTCCCAGCGGACCGCATTGTCCGTGCGGCCCACGAGGTACTTGGCCAGGAACTTGGGCAGCGAACCACCGGAGGTGGCAATCGTGAACAtgttgcggcgctcgatcgcctcgtTTTGCGCCTGGGGTCAGCACGAAAAACCTACCTTGATCACAAAGTCGGCCAAGCCCTTGCTCAGATCATCATCCGTAGGGAAAGAGTACAGCACGGGATCCGTGTGCGTGTGCTTCGGCACCTGAGTACCCACCATCTTGCGTCGTGTGGAGAGAGATGCCCACGGACCCCGCATACGTCCCGCTACTGCCACGTGGTCCAAACGATCGGCGGAATCGGGCGACGTCTTCCAGGAACCATGCCGATTCGCGCTTGGGGCGTGCGGGCGTgggcacgcggcgtgccgcggcgtgcgccaggTGTGCGAGCACTGACACTGTCGCATGCAGTATGGGCCGAGCCGCGAACAGTGGCGGTTCCCGGCGGCCGGACACGCGTCGCACAGATTTTGAACGACGCGTGCTCGAACGAGGCCGGCTCCTACTTTGTGGCGCGTGCTAGCAATGGTCAGCCGATCTCACTCCAGGACGAGGTCGGGGGGGAGGATGCGCCGGAATCACTCACCTTTCTTCCTTTTGATACAGACGACAAGCTTGCCCAGCGCTCGTTCTGGCTCTCGGCAGCGTACATGCTGAGCGCAGCGCTTGAGAATTTGTATGGCGAGACACTGCTCACCACGTCGCCAAGCGTGACATCGAGCGCCGGAAAAGAGGCGGACGGATCGTCAGGATTCATCTACGAAGTGTTGCgcagccgtgcgccgcagccggtCGCCTacggcgaccgcctcgccgaggccgaacAGAACGTGGCCGGTGCGCTCACAGAACTCTTTTCCGCACCGGAAGCGCCGAAGCTCTCgaacgaggagctcgcggcgattGACAAGGAAATGAAACGCCTGAGTTCGGCCGGCCACGACTTTGTGGTGGAGAGCGTGCCTTGGGACGAGGCGTGGGCGCTCTTTGAACGCAACCCGCTCAAGCTCTACTCGATGCTGCAGTACGCCCGCACAAAGGGTGAAGAGCGCCCTTCCGTGCCGATTGTGCGCCTCAGCAAGACCTCGTTTACGGATCTGGGCCCATGGCAATGTGACGAAgcggtgctgctgcgccgcaccaaGCCGATCAAGGCGTGCAAGCTTCTCGGCTGGTCCACTgcctcgctgccggcgcaCTGGGCGAatgccgcggccgaggcgcagcagccccTGCTGCGCGTCCGCGGCATTGCCTTTCcgtccgccgccgatcTCCAAGCGTATTCTTCGCGGATTTCCGAGTCGGAAAAGTCGGATCACCGCCTGCTGGGCCTTGCCCAAGGCCTCTTTTTCTCGCACGACTCGTCGCCCGGCAGTCCGTTTGTTATGACGCATGGAATGCGCCTTATCCGCCGTGTCGAGCGAGTGATCCGCGACCTGTACGACACGTTTGGGTACGAAGAGGTACAGACGCCGCAGCTCTACCGCAGCTCGCTCTGGAAGCAAAGCGGCCACTGGGACAAATACCGCGAGGACATGTTTAGCGCACAAGGATTTACCGAGCAggaggccgcgcgctcgtgctgcaaTGCACACGATGCGCAGTCGCACCTCTTTGGTCTCAAGCCGATGAACTGCCCAGGCCACTGTGTCATGTTTGCTCACCAGCCACGCTCGTACCGTgagctgccgctgcgccttgccgagTTTAGTCCTCTGCACCGCAACGAGGCATCCGGCGCGCTGTCGGGCCTGACGCGGGTCCGCCGCTTCCACCaggacgacgcgcacgtCTTTTGCACGCCCGCCCAGGTCTCGGGCGAGATCAAGTCAATGCTGCGCATGCTTGCAATGGCCTACGGTGTGTTTGGCTTTGGCAACCGCTTTGAGCTGGTCCTCTCTACGCGCCCCGATAGCTTCCTGGGCGAGGTGGCGCAGTGGgacgctgccgaggcgagtctcaaagaggcgctcaaTGCCAGCGGCCGCCCGTGGTCCTTGAATgagggcgacggcgcgttCTATGGCCCCAAGATTGATATCCGGCTCGTGGACGCAATGGGGCGCAAGCACCAGACCGCCACGATCCAGCTCGACTTCCAGCTTCCGGAACGGTTCCAGTTGGAGTACGCACTGCCCGACCCCAACGAGAGCACACCGGGCATGCGCCCGGGCCATGCGCGCCCGGTCATGATCCACCGTGCGATTCTCGGCAGCTTTGAGCGCTTCCTCGCGatcctcctcgagcagtgCCGGGGCTGGTGGCCGTTCTGGCTGAGCCCCCGCCAGGCGGTCGTCATCCCGACGTACAGCTCGAACGACCCTGCGGTGCACGAGGAGCTCCACGCGTACGCGCAGCATGTACGCCGCGTGCTGagcagcggcacgtcgtcggcagACAAGAGCCCGTTCCTGTCCCCGACGATGGCGCACCATGCGCTCGAAGTcccctcgcgctcgcgcttctTTGTCGAGCTCCCGCCGCACTTTCTCACGCccggcgagacgctcggcaaaaaggtgcgccaggcgcagcttgcgcgcTACAACTTCTTGCTCGTTGTCGGCCAGAACGAGATGGAGAGCAAGACCGTGAGCCTGCGCATTCgtgacgagcgcgccgggccgGCGTGG from Malassezia japonica chromosome 1, complete sequence includes the following:
- the SNF4 gene encoding AMP-activated serine/threonine-protein kinase regulatory subunit (BUSCO:EOG0926374A; COG:C; EggNog:ENOG503NXN4) is translated as MATLSPGSPAPGARAESDAELSIVSETTTHTASARRFDKRLAQMKDHHLHALHAIRHFLRTRSSYDVLPVSFRLVVLDTKLTIKSALDVMCQAGVVSAPLWRSTLSDDEGAPARRPSNENYSSRADGRPGFSGMITVNDIIHLIQYYYHTATNYDSASLDVETLRLERLREIEQTLNVPPPPLLWIGPLRSLAEAGEVLVRTHARRIPLLDYDEDLGVETVVSVLTQYRLLKFIAMNCRETAGLRASIGSLGIGTYTHNHLQQRRKRTPLARLKMGKEPPADAGPYWPLQTATLDTPVSDIVHIFSQKGISAVPILDEAGDVVDLYESVDVITLVRTGAYYQLDLTIKQALERRPADYLGVACCTSDDSLADIFAMLKKRRVHRMLVLDPEAEPAALATPLEDPADRRDSDTTDFGEPPTRPKGRLVGLLWAAAAADAAHVAGDVADVGLFVDPHIAETRA
- the cbp3 gene encoding beta-ketoacyl-[acyl-carrier-protein] synthase II (EggNog:ENOG503P27E; COG:C), whose protein sequence is MASLLVVRPRASAAAARGALGVRANSSVPEKRRSRASLLRRNLAPLSPPTPPPSEKAYSPLTVALVKGTGKLLGYNFVRSKAIKVTGDLYDRAAQRAQAEAHFWYKECALPPSFQTWFQLTNLHIFLLLSRFRALEKEEAREYSQELINHFFIDTESRMRERFGVQTSRLVKGYMKDLHLQHRGSMIAYDEGLATDDVRLSGAIWRNVWGGGWGVIGGVKRKTPLDKTKKGEDPSPEGTPVLAFDKETGTLEEPAEVDEDRAARAEILFPQHLERVTRWLRRELYRLGHLPDDVVLDGDVHALRTVPVPDMPTMSTPADAEAAQGAAAGQESPVVSAYTRI
- the HIS6 gene encoding 1-(5-phosphoribosyl)-5[(5-phosphoribosylamino)methylideneamino]imidazole-4-carboxamidisomerase (BUSCO:EOG092640IZ; EggNog:ENOG503NVJU; COG:E); its protein translation is MTTVPSRSVFRPCIDLHGGEVKQIVGGTLRNAAKGTGDDEAALKTNFVAKHPPSYYADLYRTHQLQGGHVIKLGPGNDAAAEEALKAWPNGLHLGGGITLENAAAWIEKGAEKVIVTSYLFPDCRFALDRLEALEQAVGKERLVVDISCRRRGDEWVVAMNRWQDLTDMVLSKASLDLVSAHCSELLIHAADVEGLCQGIDEELVQRLGEWVSIPTTYAGGARHLEDLQLVDRLSRGRVDLTFGSALDIFGGQGVTLAALCAWNGS
- the NIC96 gene encoding nuclear pore complex subunit (COG:D; EggNog:ENOG503NU66) — protein: MDGFVGQTGAAGHAGLSLSDILQQSRKLTNQLGRDSDLPSIQLGIDQIESQSRKLASKSVRNGNPAADARAHYLLASGGIDAAQLSNAIQHTNIANTFEPLQPVYDTDMEGFIQHEHEQVILSMIEESRRQTLDDFQHKLGDGLHQDWQNQKRRILEELGQHKLDEGDTVSGVPGGLSFRRSTTSMPSVPQSAADEALNASVLHSRIIRYDTVIARLNKARVDHEPIPLIHALMEIVEGIVQEPARKRGLLDAWTVLKYMVHEQGALPKPVQEREYAAAYMDLDAFHSAPGLALRKKWVGGARAYLEAQFAEYMEQVIAASPLQAQRGGVPTVRATVAAFLRAQLRTPQNAWVAGIAREMDQSTDTPLWANLFYLIRSGHASDALRCAHENEASLQRADPSFLAYFKAWIDAEDRQLPKSMREHLMAEYVTRFRSVALDAQDPYHYTLYRLMGRFDTAKKFPQPLVSSTENWLWLQLCMVTESAEGDAQDPTLRTHTLHDLAQKLEKYGEAHFDPKGTRPLHYFQLLLLVGEFEKAIAFLHARAAYQVDVVHFAIALTYYGLLRVPAASETSQFDYLTVVQRAKGPVALIDFAKLIQRYTRLFAQSSPRDAIAYISLLCLNAKCPAPVGGEQVQRCHELVRSLILEAPSSSFVELLGDVRADGTPVPGLIEQHLDALHLGDKREFVRKIVESAAKQCEREQRTTDAILLYNHIGEHDTVISVLNRELGATLMEPVSLSEWQTNVDAGSAATLSAVSSLVTLARGILASYEQHYNYRGAPGLVCQTLLGLKKAVSLYNDNQLLPALQTLEALHLLPLDAEARKDVVSITRKAEEFKTYDENITKNFSDIVLMAMTLLYKLHQELKNSITRSNSGALYEYRSQARALMMWAGMLRFRMSNETYSQLTRLDVYIH